One stretch of Amycolatopsis sp. NBC_00345 DNA includes these proteins:
- a CDS encoding SDR family NAD(P)-dependent oxidoreductase yields MERFHGKTIVVTGASSGIGEGIARRFAAEGANVVLAARRKDRLDALAAELGAQRTLAVATDVTQPEEVEAAIQATVDRFGGIDVLVSNAGVGLGKEFEETTLADWRLIMSTDVDSCFFGAQAALPHLKLSQGTIIAIASASGLGGDRKLSAYNAAKGAVVNFTRGLAFDLGQFGIRVNTVAPSLTVNDEQAAIPEYGRLIERFNERRAMSGYATPADIAGAVTFLASDDARFITGTVLPVDGGITAGSGQPDLF; encoded by the coding sequence GTGGAACGTTTCCACGGCAAGACGATCGTGGTCACCGGAGCCAGCTCCGGCATCGGCGAGGGCATCGCCCGGCGCTTCGCCGCGGAGGGAGCGAACGTCGTCCTCGCGGCCCGCCGGAAGGACCGGCTCGACGCCCTCGCGGCCGAACTCGGCGCGCAACGCACGCTCGCCGTGGCCACTGACGTCACCCAGCCGGAAGAGGTCGAGGCGGCCATCCAGGCCACCGTCGACCGGTTCGGCGGCATCGACGTACTCGTGTCGAACGCCGGTGTCGGGCTGGGAAAGGAATTCGAGGAAACCACGCTCGCCGACTGGCGGCTCATCATGAGCACCGACGTCGACAGCTGCTTCTTCGGCGCCCAAGCGGCGCTGCCACACCTGAAACTGAGCCAGGGCACCATCATCGCCATCGCGTCCGCGTCCGGCCTCGGCGGCGATCGAAAGCTCAGCGCCTACAACGCCGCGAAGGGCGCCGTCGTGAACTTCACCCGAGGGCTCGCCTTCGACCTCGGCCAGTTCGGCATCCGGGTGAACACCGTCGCCCCCTCCCTCACCGTGAACGACGAACAGGCCGCCATCCCCGAGTACGGCAGGCTGATCGAACGCTTCAACGAGCGCAGGGCCATGAGCGGCTACGCCACGCCCGCGGACATCGCCGGCGCAGTCACCTTCCTCGCCTCCGACGACGCGCGCTTCATCACCGGAACGGTGCTTCCCGTCGACGGCGGAATCACCGCAGGCAGCGGACAGCCGGACTTGTTCTGA
- a CDS encoding DUF222 domain-containing protein — protein MEAEQAADVALFAATGGSARSVAAELALELSVTERRAGADVALAQALTTRLPATFAAFQRGEIDGFKARMVFEPTIALSDEMASQVDAIVATRLAGKNPSSLRAAVNRVVQKVDAEGYERRSRARRRDRNVCLIHQDETMSTLLCDLPVEQASAIYTSLDHQARRLRRGGEARTLDQLRADVLVDRLLNRAPGDSGVKPVVYLYVGACHVFCVS, from the coding sequence TTGGAGGCCGAGCAGGCTGCTGATGTCGCATTGTTCGCGGCGACAGGCGGCTCTGCCCGGTCGGTCGCGGCCGAGCTGGCGTTGGAGCTGTCGGTGACAGAACGCCGCGCGGGGGCCGATGTCGCGTTGGCGCAGGCGCTGACAACCCGGCTACCGGCGACGTTCGCGGCGTTCCAGCGTGGAGAAATCGATGGGTTCAAGGCGCGAATGGTATTCGAACCAACCATCGCGCTGTCCGATGAGATGGCCAGCCAGGTCGACGCGATTGTCGCGACCCGGCTGGCGGGGAAGAACCCGTCGTCATTGCGGGCCGCGGTGAATCGGGTAGTGCAGAAGGTGGATGCTGAGGGATATGAGCGAAGATCCCGGGCGCGACGGCGCGACCGTAACGTATGCCTGATCCATCAGGACGAAACGATGTCCACCTTGCTGTGTGACCTGCCGGTGGAACAAGCATCAGCGATCTACACCTCCCTCGACCACCAAGCACGAAGACTCCGTCGCGGAGGCGAGGCCAGGACGTTGGATCAGTTGCGTGCGGATGTCCTGGTCGACCGGCTGCTGAACCGAGCGCCGGGCGACAGCGGTGTGAAGCCCGTAGTCTACCTGTATGTGGGAGCCTGTCACGTTTTTTGTGTAAGCTAG
- a CDS encoding cytochrome P450 translates to MSQPVSIPKSLPVERDASPFDPPREITGLRAARPVCPMVFPDGHEGWLVTGYDAVRQLLADTRFSSRQDLGVVHVPYETPGMPVPTEPSPQTPGLFISMDPPDHTRLRRKLTGAFTVRRMKMLEEQIIDIVERQLEEMTHLTPPVDLVKEFALPVPSLVICALLGVPYEDRGNFQANSTKFLEKDVNLEDKMAAYGAMTGYLAELVTRKRAEPGEDILSDLARQDDLTVEELTGIAFLLLLAGHETTANMLALGTFALLEHPEQLAELRADRDLLPDAVEELMRYLSVVDINYRYATEDLELGGEIIPKGSTVVVSMLAADHDPQRFDNPDTLDIHRKARGQLAFGHGVHQCLGQQLARTEMRAGFEGLLRRFPTLKLAIPAGEVRLKTDMNIYGVHELPITWTETAQ, encoded by the coding sequence ATGAGTCAGCCGGTCAGCATCCCGAAGAGCCTCCCGGTGGAGCGCGACGCGAGCCCGTTCGACCCGCCGCGCGAGATCACCGGGCTGCGCGCCGCCCGCCCGGTCTGCCCCATGGTCTTCCCCGACGGCCACGAAGGCTGGCTCGTCACCGGTTACGACGCGGTCCGCCAGCTTCTGGCGGACACCCGGTTCAGCTCGCGCCAGGACCTCGGCGTGGTCCACGTGCCCTACGAGACCCCCGGCATGCCCGTCCCGACCGAGCCGTCCCCGCAGACGCCGGGCCTGTTCATCAGCATGGACCCGCCGGACCACACCCGGCTGCGGCGCAAGCTCACCGGCGCCTTCACCGTCCGGCGGATGAAGATGCTCGAAGAGCAGATCATCGACATCGTCGAGCGGCAGCTGGAGGAGATGACCCACCTGACCCCGCCGGTGGACCTGGTCAAGGAGTTCGCGCTGCCGGTGCCCTCGCTGGTGATCTGCGCGCTGCTCGGCGTCCCCTACGAGGACCGCGGGAACTTCCAGGCCAACTCCACCAAGTTCCTGGAGAAGGACGTGAACCTCGAGGACAAGATGGCCGCGTACGGCGCGATGACGGGATACCTGGCCGAGCTGGTCACGCGCAAGCGCGCCGAGCCCGGCGAGGACATCCTGTCCGATCTGGCCCGCCAGGACGACCTCACCGTCGAGGAGCTGACCGGCATCGCGTTCCTGCTGCTGCTCGCGGGCCACGAGACCACCGCCAACATGTTGGCGCTGGGCACCTTCGCGCTCCTGGAGCACCCCGAGCAGCTGGCCGAGCTGCGGGCCGACCGGGACCTGCTCCCCGACGCCGTCGAGGAGCTCATGCGCTACCTGTCCGTCGTCGACATCAACTACCGCTACGCCACCGAAGACCTCGAACTCGGCGGCGAAATCATCCCGAAGGGCTCCACCGTCGTCGTCTCGATGCTGGCCGCCGACCACGACCCCCAGCGCTTCGACAACCCCGACACCCTGGACATCCACCGCAAGGCCCGCGGTCAGCTGGCGTTCGGCCACGGCGTCCACCAATGCCTCGGCCAGCAGCTGGCCCGCACCGAGATGCGCGCCGGCTTCGAGGGACTGCTGCGCCGCTTCCCGACCCTCAAGCTCGCCATTCCCGCCGGCGAGGTGCGGCTCAAGACCGACATGAACATCTACGGGGTCCACGAGCTGCCGATCACCTGGACGGAAACGGCCCAGTAG
- a CDS encoding TetR/AcrR family transcriptional regulator, whose product MASGSTSFPTRRAAAARNRDKILDAARDAFADPGAEISMAEIARRADVGMATLYRNFPGRQELLEALYAEEVDALCEAAGEDAPSPSAALINWLRRLFAFVPGKRLIVSELLEHTDPGSPVIHGNRARALAAGRPLLTAAQAAREIRDDLTLEQVFDIIVAIAKIHGGPDYLEPLFQTMLDGLRRPA is encoded by the coding sequence ATGGCGTCGGGCAGCACGTCCTTCCCCACCCGGCGGGCGGCGGCCGCGCGCAACCGCGACAAGATCCTCGACGCCGCCCGGGACGCCTTCGCCGACCCCGGCGCGGAGATCTCGATGGCCGAGATCGCGCGGCGCGCCGACGTCGGCATGGCCACCCTCTACCGCAACTTCCCCGGGCGTCAGGAACTGCTCGAAGCCCTGTACGCCGAGGAGGTCGACGCCCTCTGCGAAGCGGCCGGCGAGGACGCGCCGTCCCCGAGCGCGGCGCTCATCAACTGGTTACGCCGGCTCTTCGCGTTCGTCCCCGGCAAGCGCCTGATCGTCTCGGAACTGCTGGAGCACACCGACCCCGGCAGCCCGGTCATCCACGGCAACCGCGCCCGCGCGCTGGCCGCCGGCCGGCCGTTGCTGACCGCGGCGCAGGCCGCCCGCGAAATCCGCGACGACCTGACCCTCGAGCAGGTCTTCGACATCATCGTCGCCATCGCCAAGATCCACGGCGGCCCGGACTACCTCGAGCCGCTCTTCCAGACCATGCTCGACGGTCTCCGCCGCCCGGCCTGA
- a CDS encoding MFS transporter, whose protein sequence is MPLEHQLSRGAVRDHEPQEVAKAGVGVAVVAVIACLAQFMVVLDSSIVNVALPAMKEGLGLSANAQQWVVNGYLITFGGLLLAASRAGDLFGRRRVFQLGLAVFTAASLFGGLAQDGWMLLLARFLQGAGAAALAPSSLSLITASHADPRQRTRAMTWWGVAASSAGAAGVVLGGLLTASLSWRWVMLVNVPIGVGLFVAAFLCLRPSPASRDRIRIDIPGAVTVTLAAAAIVYGVSAAPDHGWASGPVLTALVAGIALLAAFVVIERRAAEPLLPLEVFAVHNIRVSNVLTLLMGIVITTPLFFLSLYLQQVLGESALRAGLSLLPMVSVISAGVLASQKLIPKVGPRRLVLVGCLVTAAGLGWLARLPVRPDYVAHVLLPTLVVGAGMSVTMMPAIVAATTGVAPRNAGVASGLINMCRQLGAALGLAALVTVASTVTRHSGVTGPASVVDGYRVALLVVAAVSVATGLLSLFLKGPNTRQGRSGGNAVGSAE, encoded by the coding sequence GTGCCGCTCGAACACCAGCTTTCACGAGGGGCCGTCCGGGACCACGAGCCGCAGGAGGTCGCCAAGGCGGGCGTGGGCGTGGCGGTGGTCGCCGTGATCGCCTGCCTGGCGCAGTTCATGGTGGTGCTCGATTCGAGCATCGTGAACGTCGCGCTTCCCGCGATGAAGGAAGGGCTCGGCCTGTCGGCGAACGCGCAGCAGTGGGTCGTCAACGGCTACCTGATCACCTTCGGCGGGCTGCTGCTGGCCGCCTCGCGTGCCGGTGACCTGTTCGGCCGCCGCCGGGTCTTCCAGCTCGGGCTGGCCGTGTTCACCGCCGCCAGCCTGTTCGGCGGTCTCGCCCAGGACGGCTGGATGCTGCTGCTGGCGCGTTTCCTCCAGGGGGCCGGCGCCGCCGCGCTCGCGCCTTCGAGCCTCAGCTTGATCACCGCCAGCCACGCCGATCCACGTCAGCGCACTCGCGCGATGACGTGGTGGGGGGTCGCGGCCTCCAGCGCCGGAGCGGCCGGTGTTGTGCTCGGCGGCCTGCTCACCGCGTCACTGAGCTGGCGCTGGGTGATGCTGGTCAACGTCCCGATCGGCGTCGGGCTGTTCGTCGCCGCTTTCCTTTGCCTCAGGCCTTCTCCGGCTTCCCGGGACCGTATCCGGATCGACATCCCCGGTGCCGTCACGGTCACCCTCGCCGCCGCCGCGATCGTCTACGGCGTCTCGGCCGCCCCGGACCACGGCTGGGCTTCAGGCCCGGTGCTCACCGCGCTCGTCGCCGGAATCGCTTTGCTCGCAGCGTTTGTCGTGATCGAGCGCCGCGCCGCGGAGCCGCTGCTGCCGCTGGAAGTGTTCGCAGTGCACAACATCCGGGTGAGCAACGTGCTGACCTTGTTGATGGGCATCGTGATCACCACACCGTTGTTCTTCCTTTCGCTCTACCTCCAGCAGGTGCTGGGTGAGAGCGCGCTGCGCGCCGGGCTTTCCCTGCTGCCCATGGTTTCCGTGATCAGCGCCGGAGTCCTCGCCTCGCAGAAGCTGATCCCGAAGGTCGGCCCACGGCGGCTCGTGCTGGTGGGCTGCCTGGTCACCGCCGCCGGGCTGGGATGGCTCGCCCGGCTGCCGGTGCGGCCGGACTACGTCGCCCACGTGCTTCTCCCGACCCTGGTCGTCGGGGCGGGGATGAGCGTGACGATGATGCCGGCGATCGTCGCGGCCACCACCGGCGTCGCGCCGCGCAACGCCGGAGTCGCCTCCGGGCTGATCAACATGTGCCGTCAGCTCGGCGCCGCGCTCGGACTCGCCGCACTGGTCACCGTCGCCTCCACCGTCACCCGCCACAGCGGCGTCACCGGCCCCGCGTCAGTCGTCGACGGCTACCGCGTCGCCCTGCTTGTCGTCGCCGCGGTCAGCGTCGCCACCGGCCTTCTCTCGCTCTTTCTGAAGGGGCCCAACACTCGGCAAGGACGCTCCGGGGGGAACGCCGTAGGCTCAGCTGAATGA
- a CDS encoding alpha/beta hydrolase fold domain-containing protein codes for MAVNHASLDPELAAALAAMPKGANGSLMDLTDIPALRAQLSAAGEQRPEPDPRVTIKTLRVPRPDESTMDVVLFTPADADRPLPALAYFHAGGQVLGSAHDDTTYPSALALSLNSIIAVVDYRLAPETPAPGAAEDGYLAYTHLVAHAAEHGIIPNRIGLAGASGGGAPATATALMIRDRGATPPCLLSLNYAMLDDRNETPSSFEVTDLGIWDRRENLLAWAAVLGDRVGRPDVDPYSAPGRATDLHAMPETFVAVGQFDVFRDENISFASRLLAAGVPVELHVYAHTFHAWDLFAPESRLTLSFERTWHDFLSRRLHS; via the coding sequence ATGGCGGTAAACCACGCTTCCCTCGACCCCGAGCTCGCTGCCGCGCTGGCGGCCATGCCGAAGGGCGCCAACGGAAGTCTCATGGATCTCACGGACATCCCGGCACTGCGGGCACAACTGAGCGCGGCCGGCGAGCAGCGCCCAGAGCCGGACCCGCGAGTCACCATCAAGACCCTCCGCGTGCCGCGGCCCGATGAGTCCACAATGGACGTCGTGCTGTTCACCCCGGCCGACGCCGACCGCCCGCTCCCGGCTTTGGCCTACTTCCACGCCGGCGGCCAGGTTCTCGGCAGCGCACACGACGACACCACGTACCCCAGCGCTCTTGCCTTGTCGCTCAACAGCATCATCGCCGTCGTCGACTACCGGTTGGCGCCGGAGACGCCCGCGCCGGGCGCGGCCGAGGACGGTTACCTCGCCTACACCCACCTCGTCGCGCACGCCGCGGAACACGGGATCATCCCCAACCGGATCGGGCTCGCGGGCGCGAGCGGAGGCGGTGCGCCCGCGACGGCGACCGCGCTCATGATCCGGGACCGCGGGGCGACACCCCCGTGCCTGCTGTCCCTGAACTACGCCATGCTCGACGACCGCAACGAAACACCGTCGAGCTTCGAGGTGACGGACCTCGGCATCTGGGACCGCCGCGAAAACCTCCTGGCCTGGGCGGCGGTGCTCGGCGACCGCGTCGGCCGGCCGGACGTCGACCCGTACTCCGCGCCCGGGCGCGCCACCGACCTGCACGCGATGCCGGAGACGTTCGTCGCGGTCGGCCAGTTCGACGTGTTCCGCGACGAGAACATCAGCTTCGCCAGCCGTCTCCTGGCCGCCGGGGTTCCGGTCGAACTACACGTTTACGCGCACACCTTCCACGCGTGGGATCTCTTCGCCCCGGAGTCGCGCCTCACGTTGTCGTTCGAGCGCACCTGGCACGACTTCCTCTCCCGCCGGCTGCACAGCTAG
- a CDS encoding ROK family transcriptional regulator — protein MSTASTSEHPMVETRHQTQLLTLLRDEGPMSRVELGERLELPRARVGAEVARLGEVGLVETAGPSASRGGRRSTLVRLAGDLRVLAVDVGATSIGVALTDASCEVLVHTVEDGDVRQGPHVVLKRVGELAAKIREEVPGKLIAAGIGLPGPVSFAEGMPVAPPIMPGWDRFSVRDHLGGLLGCPVAVDNDVNSMALGERHAGVARSIDDLVFVKIGTGIGCGIVLDGKVYRGVAGTAGDIGHIRLDDYGPTCACGEVGCLEAFFGGAALARDGLTLARSGRSAYLADVVADRGVITARDVGRAAAAGDFGAVNLIRDGGRRLGQVVASLVSFVNPGMVVIGGGVAQLGHQLLAEIRSSVYRRSLPLATGNLPIVLSELGDTAGVIGAAWSATDQAFTLSS, from the coding sequence ATGAGCACGGCATCCACCTCGGAGCATCCGATGGTCGAAACCCGGCACCAGACCCAGCTGCTCACCCTGCTGCGCGACGAGGGGCCGATGTCCCGCGTCGAGCTGGGGGAGCGGCTGGAGCTGCCGCGGGCCCGGGTGGGAGCCGAGGTCGCACGGCTGGGTGAGGTCGGGCTCGTCGAGACAGCCGGGCCGTCGGCGAGCCGGGGCGGACGGCGGTCGACGCTGGTGCGGCTCGCCGGGGACCTGCGGGTGCTCGCGGTGGACGTCGGCGCCACGTCGATCGGGGTCGCGCTGACCGACGCGTCGTGCGAAGTGCTGGTGCACACCGTCGAGGACGGTGATGTCCGGCAAGGGCCGCACGTCGTGCTCAAGCGCGTGGGCGAGCTGGCGGCGAAGATCCGCGAAGAGGTGCCGGGCAAGCTGATCGCCGCGGGGATCGGGCTGCCGGGGCCGGTGAGCTTCGCCGAGGGCATGCCCGTCGCCCCGCCGATAATGCCGGGCTGGGACCGGTTTTCCGTGCGTGATCACCTCGGCGGCCTGCTGGGCTGCCCGGTCGCGGTCGACAACGACGTCAACTCGATGGCGCTCGGGGAGCGGCACGCCGGGGTCGCGCGGTCGATCGACGATCTGGTGTTCGTCAAGATCGGCACCGGGATCGGCTGCGGGATCGTGCTCGACGGCAAGGTGTACCGCGGGGTCGCAGGCACCGCGGGCGACATCGGGCACATCCGGCTCGACGACTACGGGCCGACCTGCGCGTGCGGCGAAGTCGGCTGTCTCGAGGCGTTTTTCGGCGGGGCCGCGCTGGCCCGCGACGGGCTGACGCTCGCGCGCAGCGGCCGGTCGGCCTACCTCGCCGACGTGGTCGCGGACCGCGGGGTGATCACCGCGCGGGACGTCGGCCGCGCGGCCGCGGCGGGGGACTTCGGCGCGGTCAACCTGATCCGTGACGGCGGACGGCGGCTCGGCCAGGTGGTCGCGTCACTGGTGAGCTTCGTGAACCCGGGCATGGTCGTGATCGGCGGCGGCGTGGCGCAGCTCGGGCACCAGCTGCTGGCCGAGATCCGCAGCTCGGTCTACCGGCGTTCGCTGCCGCTGGCGACCGGCAACCTCCCGATCGTGCTGTCCGAACTCGGCGACACCGCCGGCGTCATCGGCGCGGCCTGGTCCGCCACCGATCAGGCCTTCACCCTCAGCAGCTGA
- a CDS encoding IS256 family transposase, giving the protein MTQDTSSREGDETAARRLADAFSPSTIDALLKDAKSAGTPIDGVDGLLNQMTKAVLERALQAELTDHLGYDAGDPAGHGSGNSRNGKSRKTVSTTNGPVDIEVPRDRNGSFEPAIVPKRARRIGNIDDMILSLYSRGMTTRDIEAHLREVYGVNASRELISNITDVVVDEIKAWQSRPLDEVYPILYVDGIRIRVKDNGVVTTKVAYLAIGVDVDGRKHALGCWIQDTEGAKFWQKVLSDLRNRGVKDILIACCDGLTGLPDAIHAIFPDTVVQTCVVHVIRNAMRFVSYGDRKKIVKAMKEIYTAPTLEAAELGLAEFDKQFGTQYPGAVDVWRNAWDEFIPFLDYPPELRKIVYTTNTIESINFQLRKITKNRGHFPDKDAAMKLLYLGLRNISSQRGGESGTGTRGWKVALNTLIDIFPGRILF; this is encoded by the coding sequence GTGACTCAGGACACATCGTCTCGTGAGGGTGACGAGACGGCGGCGCGGCGGCTCGCGGACGCGTTCTCGCCGTCCACGATTGACGCGTTGCTGAAGGACGCGAAATCGGCCGGCACGCCGATCGACGGCGTGGACGGCCTGCTGAATCAGATGACCAAAGCGGTGCTGGAACGCGCTTTGCAGGCCGAGTTGACCGACCATTTGGGCTACGATGCCGGTGACCCGGCAGGTCATGGGTCCGGAAATTCTCGTAACGGAAAGTCCCGGAAAACTGTGTCGACCACGAATGGCCCGGTCGATATTGAGGTACCTCGTGACCGGAATGGCTCGTTCGAACCGGCTATCGTGCCGAAACGAGCACGGCGTATCGGCAACATTGATGACATGATCCTGTCGCTCTATTCGCGCGGTATGACGACACGTGATATCGAGGCGCATTTACGTGAAGTGTATGGCGTGAACGCGTCTCGGGAATTGATCTCGAATATCACCGACGTGGTGGTCGACGAGATCAAAGCATGGCAATCGCGCCCGCTGGACGAGGTTTATCCGATCCTGTATGTCGACGGAATCCGGATCCGGGTCAAGGACAACGGGGTCGTCACCACCAAGGTCGCTTACCTGGCCATCGGGGTCGACGTGGACGGCCGCAAGCACGCCCTGGGATGCTGGATCCAGGACACCGAGGGAGCGAAGTTCTGGCAGAAGGTCTTGTCCGACCTGCGTAACCGAGGTGTCAAGGACATCCTCATCGCCTGCTGCGACGGACTGACTGGCCTGCCCGACGCGATTCACGCGATCTTCCCGGACACTGTCGTGCAGACTTGTGTTGTGCACGTCATCCGCAACGCGATGCGATTCGTGTCCTACGGCGACCGCAAGAAGATCGTCAAAGCGATGAAAGAAATCTATACCGCGCCCACTCTCGAAGCAGCCGAGCTCGGCCTGGCCGAATTCGACAAACAATTCGGTACCCAATACCCGGGCGCTGTCGACGTGTGGCGCAACGCATGGGACGAGTTCATCCCATTCCTCGACTACCCACCCGAACTCCGCAAAATCGTCTACACCACCAACACCATCGAGTCTATCAACTTCCAACTCCGCAAAATCACCAAGAATCGCGGCCACTTCCCCGACAAAGACGCCGCAATGAAACTTCTCTACCTCGGACTCCGCAACATATCCAGTCAACGCGGTGGTGAATCAGGAACCGGAACACGCGGCTGGAAGGTGGCACTCAACACACTGATCGACATCTTCCCCGGACGCATACTCTTCTGA
- a CDS encoding ROK family transcriptional regulator — protein MAATDPGQQHAPVSPRTANLAALLRALRAGPLSRTQLATRCGITKAAVSGLVTELSGRGLVRAAGMLAGGNGRPSQLVELNAESAYGLALSVEADRFSAVVTNLEGRVIAERTETADVAALGLHRSMDELAFLAGQVLAGEQPVGVTVSVPGLVDSAAAVLRFAPTLRWRDAEIADLMAARLGLTADAIVVDNEANLGAVGESVAGIGAGVRELFYLSGGMGVGGGLVSGGSILRGARGFAGEVGHITVDPSGEQCPCGRAGCLETKAGLNAVLRAAASPGDPLHDPALGVDGRVALLKHRVLHGDQRAVAAVSELGVALGVAVVTVVDVLDPDVVVLGGYFAALGRWLVEPVRRELSARPLGHEPSCRVEPSPLGTTAALRGAAHLATERLFADPTLVPFATSSSTSTEEAPA, from the coding sequence GTGGCCGCGACTGATCCCGGGCAGCAGCACGCACCGGTCAGCCCACGCACGGCGAACCTCGCGGCGCTCCTGCGGGCGCTCCGTGCGGGCCCGCTGTCGCGGACCCAGCTGGCCACCCGGTGCGGGATCACCAAGGCCGCGGTCTCCGGGCTGGTCACGGAGCTGTCCGGCCGCGGGCTGGTCCGCGCGGCGGGGATGCTCGCCGGGGGCAACGGCAGGCCCAGCCAGCTGGTCGAGCTGAACGCCGAAAGCGCGTACGGGCTCGCGCTGAGTGTCGAGGCCGACCGGTTCTCCGCGGTCGTCACGAACCTCGAAGGCCGCGTCATCGCGGAGCGCACCGAGACCGCCGACGTCGCGGCACTCGGCCTCCACCGGAGCATGGACGAACTCGCGTTCCTCGCCGGGCAGGTGCTGGCCGGCGAGCAGCCGGTCGGGGTCACCGTGTCCGTGCCGGGACTGGTCGATTCAGCCGCGGCCGTGCTGCGGTTCGCGCCCACTTTGCGTTGGCGCGACGCGGAAATCGCCGACCTCATGGCCGCCCGGCTCGGCCTGACCGCCGACGCCATCGTGGTGGACAACGAAGCGAACCTCGGCGCGGTCGGCGAATCGGTCGCGGGCATCGGCGCGGGTGTCCGCGAACTCTTCTACCTCAGCGGCGGCATGGGCGTCGGCGGCGGGCTGGTCTCCGGCGGCTCGATTCTGCGTGGTGCCAGGGGTTTCGCCGGCGAGGTCGGGCACATCACCGTCGACCCGTCCGGCGAGCAGTGCCCGTGCGGGCGAGCCGGCTGCCTCGAAACCAAGGCCGGGCTGAACGCCGTGCTGCGCGCCGCGGCTTCACCGGGCGATCCGCTGCACGATCCCGCGCTGGGCGTCGACGGCCGCGTCGCGCTGCTCAAGCACCGCGTGTTGCACGGGGACCAGCGCGCGGTCGCCGCGGTGTCGGAACTCGGTGTCGCGCTCGGGGTCGCCGTGGTCACCGTGGTCGACGTGCTCGACCCCGACGTCGTGGTGCTCGGCGGGTATTTCGCCGCGCTGGGCCGGTGGCTGGTCGAGCCGGTGCGCCGGGAACTGTCCGCGCGCCCGCTCGGCCACGAGCCGTCCTGCCGGGTCGAGCCGTCCCCGCTCGGCACCACCGCCGCGCTGCGGGGTGCCGCGCACCTGGCCACCGAACGGCTTTTCGCCGACCCGACGCTGGTCCCGTTCGCCACGAGTTCTTCCACAAGTACCGAGGAGGCGCCGGCATGA